In Arsenophonus sp. aPb, one DNA window encodes the following:
- a CDS encoding FliC/FljB family flagellin: MALVINTNMSALNAQKALNKTQDTLGTTIQRLSTGLRINSAKDDAAGMSIANGMTSNIMGMTQAARNANDGISLAQTTEGALAQVNDNLQAIRRLAVQASNGTNSASDIATLQNEVKQRLDEINRISEQTDFNGTKVLSANAMKTIQIGANYGETIEIGLEKITSGELKIEEVNLNIFAKSYADYKTAAASTTEISATANDPIYAAAVNKLVDGDIKIAAGGAGQSGIAVGAIGANKLHQKIDAATGKAIDGQFVIKKDGSGEVYDVDLTFKVTGTAQNTKQEVEVTVRNEVKDAQDGAVDTKVARAGMLSDDKVLSSLDDALTSVSALRSSLGAMQNRFEAAVENLNNTINNLSSARSRIQDADFADEVSRLSNGQILQQAGTTVLAMANQSTQSVLSLLR, encoded by the coding sequence ATGGCTCTGGTTATTAATACCAATATGTCTGCGCTAAATGCACAGAAAGCACTGAATAAAACCCAAGACACCTTAGGTACCACTATTCAACGTCTATCAACTGGCCTACGCATTAATAGTGCTAAAGATGACGCGGCGGGTATGTCAATTGCTAATGGCATGACCTCTAACATTATGGGTATGACGCAAGCAGCGCGTAACGCTAATGATGGTATCTCGCTCGCACAAACCACTGAAGGTGCGTTAGCGCAAGTTAATGATAACCTGCAAGCGATTCGTCGTTTAGCGGTTCAGGCTAGTAATGGTACTAACTCCGCTAGCGATATTGCCACGCTACAAAATGAAGTCAAACAGCGTTTAGACGAAATCAACCGTATCTCTGAGCAAACTGATTTCAACGGCACTAAAGTGTTAAGCGCCAATGCGATGAAAACTATCCAAATCGGTGCTAACTACGGTGAAACAATTGAGATTGGATTAGAGAAAATTACTTCTGGTGAGTTAAAAATCGAAGAAGTCAATTTAAATATTTTTGCTAAGTCTTATGCTGATTATAAGACCGCCGCTGCATCAACGACTGAAATTTCTGCAACGGCTAACGATCCAATTTATGCAGCGGCAGTGAATAAATTAGTTGATGGCGATATTAAAATTGCTGCAGGTGGTGCAGGGCAAAGTGGTATTGCTGTAGGTGCAATCGGTGCTAATAAACTACATCAAAAAATTGATGCCGCTACCGGTAAAGCCATTGATGGTCAATTTGTGATCAAAAAAGATGGTTCTGGTGAAGTTTATGATGTTGATTTGACATTTAAAGTCACTGGTACGGCTCAAAATACTAAACAAGAAGTTGAAGTTACTGTCCGTAATGAAGTTAAAGATGCACAAGACGGTGCTGTCGATACTAAAGTTGCTCGTGCTGGCATGTTAAGTGACGATAAAGTACTTAGCAGCCTGGATGATGCTTTGACTAGCGTTTCAGCTCTACGCAGTTCATTAGGTGCGATGCAAAACCGCTTTGAAGCGGCGGTAGAGAACCTGAATAACACTATCAACAATCTATCTTCTGCCCGTAGCCGTATTCAAGATGCTGATTTCGCAGACGAAGTTTCTCGTTTAAGCAACGGCCAGATCCTGCAACAAGCGGGCACCACGGTATTGGCGATGGCTAACCAGTCTACTCAGTCCGTACTTTCTTTACTGCGTTAA
- a CDS encoding flagellin, with product MAFVTNNNHAARFAQRALNNQQQSLTTTIQRLSTGLRINSAKDDAAGLSIANGISSNIVSLSQAARNTQDGISLLQTTEGGLSQMSDNLQAIRRLAVQAFNDTNSDRDIKTLQYEVNQRLQEIDHIAAQTNFNGIKVFARQAKTLLQIGANYGDTIEIGGQVISSKALAIDDLDLTNRSNIATNPINPVNPAQPSKPYADYHIQPASLHEINTQLLALGRITQPLTTVNLKIIVTLQSGLTPQSVFGVDYQLHQKIDNLTGQIIAGEFVLITANKDRYDINIHARTLVSGLSEARIHLLRNNQGTAGLPGVLLQPTPATNDNILTRIDNALAQINSYRSSLGATENRLAATINNLGNTTNQLQAARSRIQDADFAYEVANLTKTQLLQQLGSSVLMLANQSAQEVLTLFR from the coding sequence ATGGCATTTGTCACCAATAACAATCATGCAGCGCGCTTTGCTCAACGAGCACTGAATAATCAGCAACAGAGCCTGACAACCACTATCCAGCGCTTATCGACCGGACTGCGTATTAACAGTGCTAAAGATGATGCCGCTGGGTTATCGATTGCTAATGGTATCAGCAGCAATATTGTTAGTTTATCGCAAGCGGCACGCAACACGCAGGATGGCATCTCCTTGCTGCAAACCACCGAAGGGGGCTTAAGCCAGATGAGCGATAACCTACAAGCCATCCGACGGTTAGCGGTGCAGGCGTTCAATGATACTAATAGTGACCGCGATATTAAAACGCTCCAGTATGAGGTTAATCAACGCTTGCAGGAGATCGATCACATTGCCGCGCAAACTAATTTTAATGGCATTAAGGTATTCGCCAGACAGGCAAAAACCTTGTTGCAGATTGGCGCCAATTATGGCGATACGATTGAAATCGGTGGCCAAGTAATAAGTAGCAAGGCGTTAGCAATAGATGATCTGGATTTAACTAACCGATCTAATATTGCCACCAATCCAATTAATCCAGTCAATCCCGCGCAGCCAAGTAAACCCTATGCCGATTATCATATTCAGCCAGCATCTTTGCATGAAATTAATACGCAACTATTAGCTTTGGGTCGAATAACACAACCATTAACCACTGTAAATCTAAAAATTATCGTAACATTACAGTCGGGATTAACGCCACAATCGGTATTTGGTGTCGATTATCAATTACATCAAAAAATTGATAATTTAACTGGCCAAATTATTGCTGGTGAGTTTGTATTAATTACTGCCAATAAAGACCGTTATGATATAAATATACATGCTAGAACACTAGTGTCGGGCCTATCGGAAGCTCGAATTCATCTGCTAAGAAATAATCAGGGCACAGCTGGATTACCCGGCGTTCTATTGCAACCAACGCCAGCGACTAATGATAATATCCTAACCCGCATCGATAACGCCTTAGCGCAAATCAATAGCTATCGCAGTTCTCTTGGTGCAACGGAAAATCGGCTGGCAGCCACCATCAATAATTTAGGCAATACCACTAACCAATTACAGGCTGCCCGTAGCCGTATTCAGGATGCTGATTTTGCCTATGAAGTGGCTAATTTAACTAAAACCCAGCTTTTACAACAGCTGGGATCATCAGTCTTAATGTTGGCCAATCAATCAGCCCAAGAAGTGTTAACCTTATTCCGCTAA
- a CDS encoding RNA polymerase sigma factor FliA: MNDLYTQDGVIEKDVLWERYIPLVRHEALKLQVRLPASVELDDLVQAGGIGLLDALERFDASQGTAFTTYAVQRVRGAMLDELRARDWVPRSVRRQAREATKVMQQLEQALGRPATEQEIADKLHIGLLEYQQLLQDTNNSQLCSYDEWHEVHGESCEPIIEVDDERNPLQTLIATDIRKNIIKAIECLPEREKMVLTLYYQEDLNLKEIGAVLNVGESRVSQLHSQAIKRLRARLNPDK; encoded by the coding sequence GTGAACGATCTCTATACCCAGGATGGGGTGATTGAAAAAGATGTGCTGTGGGAGCGTTATATTCCCTTAGTACGCCATGAGGCATTAAAATTGCAAGTGAGATTACCCGCTAGTGTGGAACTGGATGATTTAGTTCAGGCGGGCGGTATCGGTTTGCTAGATGCATTAGAGCGGTTTGATGCCAGCCAAGGCACCGCTTTTACCACCTATGCGGTACAACGCGTGCGTGGTGCAATGTTAGACGAGTTACGCGCTCGCGATTGGGTGCCTCGTAGTGTGCGTCGTCAGGCGCGAGAAGCGACCAAAGTCATGCAGCAGCTTGAGCAGGCGTTAGGCCGGCCGGCGACCGAACAGGAGATCGCTGATAAGTTACACATTGGTCTGCTGGAGTATCAGCAGCTACTGCAAGATACCAATAATAGTCAGTTATGCTCGTATGATGAGTGGCATGAAGTGCATGGCGAGAGCTGTGAACCGATTATTGAGGTTGACGACGAGCGAAATCCGCTGCAAACTTTAATAGCAACTGATATTCGCAAAAATATTATAAAGGCGATAGAATGTTTGCCTGAAAGGGAAAAAATGGTTTTGACGCTCTATTATCAAGAAGATCTGAACCTGAAAGAAATAGGCGCCGTGTTGAATGTGGGGGAATCCCGCGTCAGCCAGCTACATAGCCAGGCGATAAAACGGCTACGAGCACGCTTAAATCCAGATAAATAA
- the fliZ gene encoding flagella biosynthesis regulatory protein FliZ: MSVSNQKKRPLSRYIKDYKHSQIHCAHCNKTLDRISLVFNDQILNKEAISAMTELVDGEAWAELQHKFTALCRFCSEIYCNSDTGYFDIMSFKQYLFKETEMSHSTVREYVVRLRRLDELLSEAQFPVNEVVIEKIQAQMQDKMTESAFSNYNIALRKYEQFLNWQASQSA, encoded by the coding sequence ATGTCTGTTTCTAACCAAAAGAAGCGGCCGCTGAGCCGTTATATTAAAGACTATAAACATAGTCAAATTCACTGCGCGCACTGTAACAAAACCCTTGATCGGATTTCATTAGTATTTAATGATCAAATTCTGAATAAAGAAGCGATTTCAGCCATGACCGAACTGGTTGATGGCGAAGCATGGGCAGAATTGCAGCATAAATTTACTGCGTTATGTCGTTTTTGTAGTGAGATATATTGTAATAGTGATACCGGCTATTTTGATATTATGTCCTTTAAACAGTATTTATTTAAAGAGACTGAGATGAGCCATAGCACAGTGCGTGAATATGTGGTGCGCTTGCGTCGCCTGGATGAGTTGTTAAGTGAAGCGCAATTTCCTGTCAATGAAGTGGTGATTGAAAAAATTCAAGCGCAGATGCAGGATAAAATGACCGAGTCGGCCTTTAGTAATTACAACATTGCTTTGCGTAAATATGAGCAGTTTCTTAACTGGCAGGCTAGTCAGTCAGCCTAA